In Ruminococcaceae bacterium BL-6, a genomic segment contains:
- a CDS encoding Multi antimicrobial extrusion protein (Na(+)/drug antiporter), MATE family of MDR efflux pumps produces MDYKTLYEKTPPTKLFAIVTIPGIVSMLVSSLYQMIDGAFVGQLLGSDAFAALNLVMPLVIINFSVADLIGVGSAVPIAIKLGEKDEKAAGNIFSSACLMIIGAGILLGTVLFVFADDFVRLMGAGEELVSMASQYLRVYAACSPFTTIVFAVDNYLRICGKVRYSMIVNILMSVGSAAFEFLFLFIFKFGIWGAALATCSGMFLCALIAIMPFIRGKLQLRFAKPKLSREVFAGILANGCPSFLNNIAGRVTSIIMNVFLLRLGGVTAVSAYGVLMYADGLIQPMLYGLCDSLQPAVGYNWGARNYDRIEAIEKRCFGTCGVLSILMTAVMLFSKADLVGIFIKAEDAATISMSVHALSLFALAYLTRWISFATQSYLSAIGKAGYATIISVSTAFIFPVIFLFALGAMGLDGLWLNLPLTSLTAAVMSAVILLRFQKKNVPNGSSVTAKQDD; encoded by the coding sequence AATCGTCAGTATGCTTGTGTCATCGCTTTATCAGATGATAGACGGCGCATTCGTCGGGCAATTATTGGGCTCGGATGCATTTGCAGCCCTAAACCTGGTCATGCCCCTTGTCATCATCAATTTTTCAGTAGCAGACCTGATCGGGGTCGGCTCGGCGGTCCCGATTGCGATTAAATTGGGAGAGAAAGACGAAAAGGCTGCCGGCAATATCTTTTCCAGTGCCTGTCTGATGATTATCGGAGCAGGTATTTTGCTCGGCACCGTACTGTTTGTTTTTGCAGACGATTTTGTGCGGCTAATGGGTGCCGGTGAGGAGCTTGTTTCAATGGCATCCCAGTATCTTCGAGTTTATGCCGCATGCTCGCCTTTCACCACTATCGTATTCGCCGTCGATAACTATCTGCGTATCTGCGGAAAAGTGCGGTACAGTATGATAGTCAACATCCTGATGTCAGTCGGCAGCGCCGCATTTGAATTTTTATTTCTCTTTATATTTAAGTTTGGAATTTGGGGTGCGGCGCTGGCGACATGCTCCGGTATGTTTCTCTGTGCGCTCATTGCAATTATGCCGTTCATCCGCGGTAAATTGCAGCTACGTTTTGCAAAGCCGAAACTCAGCCGGGAAGTGTTTGCAGGCATCCTGGCAAACGGATGCCCCAGCTTTCTCAACAACATCGCCGGCCGCGTTACATCAATCATAATGAATGTCTTTCTGCTTCGTCTCGGCGGTGTCACAGCAGTGTCCGCTTACGGTGTACTGATGTATGCGGACGGTCTCATTCAGCCGATGCTTTACGGCCTCTGCGATTCTCTTCAGCCGGCGGTGGGCTATAACTGGGGTGCCAGGAATTACGACCGTATCGAAGCGATCGAAAAAAGATGCTTTGGAACCTGCGGCGTGCTGTCAATCTTAATGACTGCTGTCATGCTCTTTTCAAAAGCAGATCTGGTCGGTATTTTTATTAAAGCAGAGGATGCGGCAACGATTTCCATGTCGGTTCATGCTCTATCATTGTTTGCGCTTGCGTACCTGACACGCTGGATTTCATTTGCCACACAAAGCTATCTGTCCGCCATAGGCAAGGCGGGGTACGCAACCATAATTTCTGTTTCAACGGCTTTTATTTTCCCTGTAATTTTTCTTTTTGCTCTCGGCGCAATGGGGCTTGACGGGCTTTGGCTCAATCTGCCGCTTACTTCGCTGACAGCCGCAGTCATGTCTGCCGTTATCCTGCTGCGGTTCCAGAAGAAGAATGTTCCAAACGGTTCGTCTGTCACCGCAAAGCAAGATGATTAA
- a CDS encoding conserved protein of unknown function (Evidence 4 : Unknown function but conserved in other organisms) yields MGKEIHKAENRRNPKTGFSAARPKQPLEPQLLKPIGSLHDDDDYKDCLMEHGVLSGKAQHVSLTRVKLQGMRFDAALPSLELEDVLFEGCDLSNAVFSDSFLLRVAFLNCRMIGVDLSGATLRDTEFNHSVLQYANFRFSRLKRALFDGCNCSEADFSGMSLEKIQFLQTDLRKVQMSGTPLANIDFTSCEIDGLGARPEDLRGAVFSPEQAITAAKILGVEIRF; encoded by the coding sequence ATGGGAAAAGAAATCCATAAGGCGGAGAATAGGCGGAATCCGAAAACCGGTTTTTCTGCTGCCCGGCCCAAGCAGCCTCTTGAACCGCAGCTTTTGAAGCCGATCGGGTCTTTGCATGACGACGACGATTATAAAGACTGCCTGATGGAGCACGGCGTTTTATCGGGGAAAGCGCAGCATGTCAGTTTGACGAGAGTCAAGTTGCAGGGAATGCGGTTTGACGCGGCGCTGCCTTCGCTCGAGCTCGAAGATGTCCTGTTTGAGGGATGCGATCTATCCAACGCGGTTTTCAGCGATTCGTTTCTGCTGCGCGTAGCTTTTCTGAATTGCCGGATGATCGGTGTCGACTTGAGCGGAGCCACCCTGAGGGATACCGAGTTCAATCACAGCGTCCTGCAATATGCCAATTTTCGATTTTCGCGGTTGAAACGAGCCTTGTTCGATGGATGCAACTGCTCCGAAGCGGATTTTAGCGGGATGTCGCTTGAAAAAATACAGTTTTTACAGACCGATTTGCGTAAGGTTCAGATGTCGGGCACACCGCTTGCGAATATCGATTTCACAAGCTGCGAAATCGATGGGCTGGGTGCGCGCCCGGAGGATTTGCGGGGAGCAGTCTTTTCTCCGGAACAGGCAATCACAGCCGCAAAGATCCTCGGCGTAGAAATTAGATTTTAA
- a CDS encoding conserved exported protein of unknown function (Evidence 4 : Unknown function but conserved in other organisms), with protein MKIRKIAAGLLSVLLLGAIPAPAFAASAAVTTAPQAVKVSYADIESIVRSSNQTIRANGKTLDSLKGNDAAEKKQDEIAAGRKQLQDLSSQLQLTYQSIAGSPDQKALKDALNGSIASLNAICSILKGQEDQLDISDDTIDQTELQMDEAADQIVVAAQKLYVTFHSLDAERRQLTRQKKALDDTLKIEQLKADLGLITQADLLNAQQQKNTLGDNLTALVNQMEAVKNNLRVLLGYSDAYDVSLSSMPEPEGDFAAKMDEEKDRQTAQDENWTLKEKKLAKEIADDNKDSDLDSTVDDFRAASLNYSLVLNTFHASFQQVYSDVAGKQGKLASAQAAYDAKAKAFAAVEQQNALGVASALDLENAQMNLDSAEAALDQAKIGLFSSQEQYRWALRGVISTSSAQSQSAAQG; from the coding sequence ATGAAAATCCGAAAAATCGCCGCCGGGCTGCTCTCGGTCCTTCTGCTGGGTGCAATCCCGGCCCCCGCGTTCGCCGCATCCGCCGCGGTCACCACCGCTCCCCAGGCCGTGAAGGTAAGCTACGCGGACATCGAATCTATCGTGCGCTCGAGCAACCAGACCATCCGCGCGAACGGCAAGACGCTGGACAGCCTGAAAGGCAACGACGCGGCCGAGAAAAAACAGGACGAGATCGCCGCCGGCCGGAAGCAGCTTCAGGATCTGAGCAGCCAGCTGCAGCTCACCTATCAGTCCATTGCCGGTTCGCCGGATCAGAAAGCCCTGAAAGACGCTCTGAATGGCAGCATCGCGTCGCTCAACGCCATCTGCTCGATCCTGAAAGGGCAGGAGGATCAGCTTGACATCAGCGACGATACCATCGATCAGACAGAGCTGCAGATGGACGAAGCCGCGGACCAGATCGTCGTGGCGGCGCAGAAGCTTTATGTGACGTTCCATTCTCTGGACGCCGAGCGCAGGCAGCTCACCAGGCAGAAAAAGGCGCTGGACGACACGCTGAAAATTGAGCAGCTGAAAGCCGATCTCGGCCTTATCACGCAGGCCGACCTGCTCAACGCCCAGCAGCAGAAAAACACATTGGGGGATAACCTCACCGCGCTGGTCAACCAGATGGAAGCGGTGAAAAACAACCTCCGGGTGCTTCTCGGGTACTCGGACGCCTATGACGTTTCGCTCTCTTCCATGCCGGAGCCGGAAGGGGATTTCGCCGCCAAAATGGATGAGGAAAAAGACCGGCAGACCGCACAGGACGAGAACTGGACGCTGAAAGAAAAGAAGCTGGCGAAGGAAATCGCCGACGACAACAAGGATTCCGACTTGGATTCGACAGTGGACGACTTCCGCGCGGCGTCGCTGAATTACAGCCTTGTGCTGAATACGTTCCATGCCTCGTTCCAGCAGGTATACAGCGACGTGGCGGGAAAACAGGGAAAGCTCGCTTCCGCGCAGGCTGCTTATGACGCGAAGGCGAAGGCGTTCGCCGCCGTAGAGCAGCAGAACGCGCTGGGGGTGGCTTCGGCGCTCGACCTGGAGAACGCGCAGATGAACCTGGACAGCGCCGAGGCCGCGCTCGATCAGGCGAAAATCGGCCTGTTCTCTTCGCAGGAGCAGTACCGCTGGGCGCTCCGGGGCGTCATCAGCACATCCTCCGCACAGAGCCAATCCGCTGCGCAGGGGTGA